GCAGTTGGAAACAGAAACGTTACCGCTAGAGTGGCAGATTAAAAATCGGATCGAAAAAGCCAATCCGCGTTTTATTAATCATATAGTAGCAGGGGAAGCGAATAGCGAGTCTGAGATCAGCTTAACTAAGGTGCAAGGTGACAAAGGTTTATTTACGTTGATGCCGTTAACCGGTAAAACCCACCAGTTACGCTTACATATGCTTAGCTTAGGCATGCCCATATTACATGATATTTACTACCCCGAATTACAACCTAAGCAGCCCCCGCAGTTTGCAACGCCATTGCAGTTATTAGCTAAAGAATTGCAGTTTATTGATCCAGTCAGCGGTATTAAGCACAGCTTTGCATCCCAGCTACAACTAACCGCTTGGTAACTGCAACGTTAAATTTAAATCTAAATTTGAGTGTATATACGGTTCGGTTTACCCACACTAAAAAATAAAAACTCAACACTTAAGTATATATACGGTTCGGTATACCCACACTAACACGCCGTAAACCCATCCCTGGGGGCTCACTTCCGCCCATCCAGGGCTAATGGTTAGTTTAGGGTAAAACCGAACCTCAAAAATTTATCTTAGCCAGTCCATTCAATTAACTAAACACTTAACACTCAACGCTTAAAACTATCCGCTATAGCGCTGCAGCAAGGCATCTAACTTATTAGCAAAAGCTTGCCTATCGCTTTGGTTTAATGGCGGTGGACCACCGGTATGCACGCCACTACCACGTAGGTTATCCATAAAATCCCGCATAGTGAGTTTTTGCTTAATGGTATCGTGGCTATATAGCTCACCACGCGGGTTTAATGCATAGCCATTTTTTTCTAATACCTCAGCAGCTAGCGGGATATCAGCAGTGATCACTAAGTCACCTGCTTCACAGCGGCGGACTATTTCATTATCAGCTTCATCAAAGCCATGGGATACTTGTAACGCCGAAATAAAGCGCGAAGGCGGCACTTTAATTAACTGATTAGCCACTAAAATAGTCTGAATTTGTTTGCGCTCTGCCGCGCGAAAAATAATTTCTTTAATTACTACTGGGCAGGCATCAGCATCTACATATATTTTCATATAACCTATATTTTCTGTTAAGCGTAAAATGAAACTGCGTATTGTAAGTATTGAATGGATTGTAGCATAACCCGCTTATTCGCTTAGGTTAACTAAGACCCGCTAAGGCATCAATAATCATGATAAAAGCGGGTTTCATCTGGGTATGGATAAATATCTTCAACTAAGCCTTGGCGTATATTTTGTTGTTTAAGTTGCCAGTATTTAGCATCTAAAAGCTCGGGGTGCTTATCAAATAGCAACGCGCGGATGCTAGGCTGTGGAGTGACGAAAGTAGCCATTTGTTCAGGAAATACATCACCGGGTGCTGCACAGACCGTACCCTCAGCAAACATAGCATCTTCATAGTTATCCGTTTTTGGAAAACTTCTAAAGTTAACATCAAGCATATATTGCACTTCATCATAGTCATAAAACACTAC
The sequence above is drawn from the Rheinheimera salexigens genome and encodes:
- a CDS encoding YaiI/YqxD family protein; its protein translation is MKIYVDADACPVVIKEIIFRAAERKQIQTILVANQLIKVPPSRFISALQVSHGFDEADNEIVRRCEAGDLVITADIPLAAEVLEKNGYALNPRGELYSHDTIKQKLTMRDFMDNLRGSGVHTGGPPPLNQSDRQAFANKLDALLQRYSG